One Rossellomorea aquimaris DNA window includes the following coding sequences:
- a CDS encoding S8 family serine peptidase, with amino-acid sequence MNKKRSAKILTVALATSLLGTSGMPFNGNAEGSPNPSKFTQVKDVEKTLMNLSDEQRSALKQIEAKPDFEIAPNINTESEGLVEVIVEFKQAPAKVEVMKQAAKGVRMTTKAAAEKVEKSHSEFKQNFQSMKNKKSASHGLQEAKITKEYRSAINGVAMSIPGNEIKSLLDSGVVKRVWKDEVVQLELPEMEGEASESKMMDSIPQINVDKLHDENITGEGIKVGVLDTGIDYHHPDLQDAYKGGYDFIDNDNDPMETTYEDWQNSGKPEVNPASGTAYYTEHGTHVSGTIGGEQKNTVDYAVKGVAPNVDLYGYRVLGPYGSGTSTSVLSGIEQAVTDEMDVMNLSLGASTNDPLYPTSVAVNNAMLSGVVAVVAAGNSGPEEGTLGAPGAAALGITVGASDFDMNIPTFQSMSVNGETFENVLLLGKNFSDDLTSLQNQSKQVVFAGLGYEADFEGKDVTGKIALIQRGEIAFVEKMKHAKEAGAEAVIIYNNLDGEIQAYLGEGSEYIPTFRMTKADGERLKGLGDNASIAFGELATVQTEGDNLASFSSRGPVAGSYDIKPDVAAPGVAIFSTIPEYINSPEEGEDYSAAYARLQGTSMATPHVAGVVALMLQENPNLSPFDVKAALMNTAEDLNGDVSVFEQGAGRVDAYDAVHADVSIKVMDTTKNLNENGEEVEIDEETASISFGSHYKDDDGIKADSRMIIENNGGEDKSFKVEVEYHGERTGIKDSAANGIHLDVPTSVAVAASGSKEISPTITVPEDAEEGRYEGYIHLTNASDASETYQVPFAIRVTGKGFDYLETDRPALANNTPKWQYYNPYLTAIFKMKSPLTKLDIIVKDGQSGQAIGFIASLEDANAKPDKKYYIPYVFSGVVYPFTNDKQNPISDQSIDLPEGDYELEFIGYDEEGKTYTIDTPVIVDNTKPQVTFDKASDVYEISEDMYTEEFGKTAFWLHGNVQDETVDVLQSKGMDYDQSSNRFFIATGIRPYYNCCFPSADSEGDTQFGIEASDIADGPLRLSLAGTDIAMNVNYQHYIFLQEGTEYVTSDYNKKEVGLDDTVTMTLSLNNVKNLMSGEYTIQYKGEMYSFESAKLNDEFKAYAEENGLQASLQDPVVSDSGYYANVTVGAALNGEGYSGLNGDMPVVDVTFKVTQDDWFYGSDKLDVTKSSYTKAGEDKAVSLPYYSTSSYDFVSKHSKVEGNIKPEAFLKKSGSGNLYLPNGVVQNIGAKVYALSPDGEKYEGSVAANGKYTIYGVPASRETYNVVVETPGHIKTYTPFIPGFELKGEEYGRFVSGGTKMGLAGDVNSDSLIDIKDVQNIVEYYGKENPEIQTYDLNQDGVVNETDVRFIEKNFLTKGPDAPKGKSPKETNGKKDLAYYLNMMGLERTE; translated from the coding sequence ATGAATAAGAAACGTTCAGCCAAGATCTTGACGGTTGCACTGGCTACAAGTTTACTAGGCACATCAGGGATGCCATTTAACGGGAATGCAGAAGGTTCGCCAAATCCGTCTAAGTTCACACAAGTAAAAGATGTAGAAAAGACGTTGATGAATCTATCGGATGAGCAGAGAAGTGCTCTTAAACAGATCGAAGCGAAACCGGATTTTGAAATCGCTCCGAATATCAATACAGAAAGTGAAGGGCTCGTTGAGGTAATTGTTGAATTCAAACAGGCACCTGCAAAAGTGGAAGTGATGAAGCAGGCGGCTAAAGGGGTTCGTATGACTACTAAAGCAGCGGCTGAAAAGGTAGAGAAATCTCACAGTGAATTTAAACAAAACTTCCAGTCTATGAAAAATAAAAAGAGTGCAAGCCACGGGTTACAAGAGGCAAAAATCACGAAAGAATATCGTTCTGCCATCAATGGTGTAGCGATGTCCATCCCGGGGAATGAGATTAAGAGTTTACTGGATTCCGGGGTCGTGAAACGTGTATGGAAAGATGAAGTCGTTCAGCTTGAACTTCCGGAAATGGAAGGGGAAGCTTCTGAATCTAAAATGATGGATAGTATCCCGCAAATCAATGTAGATAAACTTCATGATGAAAATATAACGGGTGAAGGAATCAAGGTTGGAGTCCTCGATACAGGAATTGATTATCATCACCCTGATTTGCAGGATGCCTATAAGGGTGGATATGATTTCATTGATAACGATAATGACCCTATGGAAACCACCTATGAAGATTGGCAGAATTCAGGTAAACCTGAGGTCAATCCTGCTTCTGGAACAGCCTACTATACTGAACATGGTACACATGTCTCAGGAACGATTGGTGGCGAACAGAAAAATACAGTCGACTATGCGGTGAAAGGAGTAGCCCCTAATGTCGATTTATATGGATATCGAGTTCTTGGTCCTTACGGTTCTGGAACATCCACAAGTGTACTTTCAGGGATTGAACAAGCCGTAACTGATGAGATGGACGTCATGAACCTATCTTTGGGTGCTTCTACGAATGATCCGCTATATCCGACTTCCGTTGCAGTTAACAATGCGATGCTCTCTGGTGTGGTAGCAGTAGTGGCTGCAGGTAACAGTGGACCGGAAGAAGGAACACTTGGGGCTCCAGGTGCAGCAGCCCTCGGCATTACGGTTGGGGCAAGTGATTTTGACATGAATATCCCCACCTTCCAATCCATGAGTGTAAATGGTGAAACATTTGAGAACGTTTTATTACTAGGGAAGAATTTTTCAGATGATTTGACATCTCTTCAAAACCAGTCCAAACAAGTGGTTTTTGCCGGACTTGGTTATGAAGCTGATTTCGAAGGGAAAGATGTAACGGGTAAAATCGCCTTGATTCAACGAGGGGAAATTGCCTTTGTCGAGAAAATGAAACATGCGAAAGAAGCAGGGGCAGAAGCTGTCATCATCTACAATAATCTAGACGGAGAGATTCAGGCTTATCTGGGAGAAGGATCAGAATACATCCCGACCTTCCGTATGACAAAAGCGGATGGTGAGCGTTTGAAAGGGTTAGGTGATAACGCATCCATTGCGTTTGGGGAATTAGCGACTGTTCAAACAGAGGGGGATAACCTGGCTAGCTTCAGCTCAAGAGGACCTGTGGCTGGAAGCTATGATATTAAACCGGATGTTGCAGCACCTGGGGTAGCGATCTTCTCAACTATTCCTGAATATATCAATAGTCCGGAAGAAGGGGAAGACTATTCTGCAGCCTATGCCCGCCTTCAGGGGACATCCATGGCAACGCCTCATGTTGCGGGAGTGGTGGCCCTCATGCTTCAAGAAAATCCAAATCTCTCACCATTCGATGTGAAAGCTGCCTTAATGAACACGGCAGAAGACTTGAATGGTGACGTATCCGTATTTGAACAGGGAGCGGGACGTGTGGATGCCTATGATGCAGTACATGCCGATGTATCCATCAAAGTGATGGATACAACAAAAAATCTAAATGAAAATGGTGAAGAGGTCGAGATCGATGAAGAGACGGCATCCATCTCTTTCGGAAGTCACTACAAAGATGACGATGGAATTAAAGCAGACAGCAGGATGATCATCGAGAACAATGGCGGGGAAGACAAGTCATTCAAGGTTGAAGTCGAATACCATGGTGAACGTACAGGTATCAAGGATTCAGCTGCGAACGGCATTCACTTAGACGTTCCGACGAGTGTAGCGGTTGCCGCAAGCGGTTCGAAAGAGATTTCACCAACGATCACGGTTCCGGAAGATGCAGAAGAAGGGCGATACGAAGGATATATTCACCTGACGAATGCAAGTGATGCGAGTGAAACATACCAGGTTCCGTTTGCGATCCGAGTCACTGGAAAAGGGTTCGACTATCTTGAAACAGACAGGCCCGCTCTTGCGAATAATACGCCTAAGTGGCAGTACTACAATCCATACCTAACAGCAATATTCAAAATGAAAAGCCCACTGACCAAGTTAGACATTATAGTGAAAGATGGACAATCGGGTCAAGCTATTGGATTCATTGCTTCCCTTGAAGATGCGAATGCAAAGCCTGACAAAAAATATTACATTCCTTATGTTTTCTCAGGGGTCGTTTATCCGTTTACAAATGACAAACAAAATCCGATATCAGACCAAAGTATTGATTTGCCTGAAGGGGATTATGAATTAGAATTCATAGGGTACGACGAAGAGGGTAAAACGTATACGATCGACACACCTGTCATCGTCGACAATACAAAACCCCAAGTGACATTTGATAAAGCTTCAGATGTGTATGAAATCAGTGAAGATATGTACACAGAAGAGTTTGGAAAGACAGCATTCTGGCTCCACGGAAATGTGCAGGATGAAACAGTGGATGTCTTGCAATCAAAAGGAATGGATTATGATCAATCATCAAACAGATTCTTTATAGCAACTGGTATCCGTCCATACTACAATTGTTGCTTCCCTTCAGCCGATTCAGAAGGGGATACTCAGTTTGGAATCGAAGCTTCTGATATTGCAGATGGACCATTAAGATTAAGTTTAGCCGGTACTGATATTGCAATGAATGTCAATTACCAACATTATATCTTTTTACAAGAGGGCACTGAATATGTAACATCTGATTACAACAAGAAAGAAGTCGGCTTAGACGATACAGTGACCATGACTCTGAGCTTGAACAACGTAAAAAATCTTATGTCAGGAGAGTACACGATTCAATATAAAGGGGAAATGTACTCATTTGAATCGGCAAAGTTGAATGATGAATTTAAAGCCTATGCAGAAGAGAACGGGCTTCAGGCATCCCTTCAGGATCCTGTAGTAAGCGATTCTGGATATTACGCTAACGTAACGGTAGGAGCTGCATTGAACGGAGAAGGGTACTCCGGGTTGAATGGTGATATGCCTGTTGTGGATGTGACGTTCAAGGTCACTCAAGATGACTGGTTTTATGGATCTGATAAATTGGATGTCACAAAGTCAAGCTACACAAAGGCCGGTGAAGATAAGGCTGTGTCTCTTCCATATTACAGCACTTCATCCTATGATTTCGTGTCCAAACATTCAAAGGTTGAAGGGAATATCAAACCAGAAGCATTTTTGAAGAAAAGTGGCAGCGGAAATCTTTATTTACCAAATGGTGTAGTTCAAAATATCGGAGCGAAGGTATATGCCCTATCACCGGATGGTGAAAAATACGAAGGCAGCGTTGCTGCAAATGGGAAATACACCATTTATGGTGTTCCGGCTTCACGTGAGACATACAATGTCGTAGTGGAAACACCAGGACATATAAAGACTTATACTCCATTCATACCTGGATTTGAATTAAAGGGTGAAGAGTATGGAAGGTTCGTTTCCGGAGGAACCAAAATGGGTCTTGCAGGAGATGTGAATAGTGACAGTTTGATCGACATCAAAGATGTTCAGAATATCGTTGAATACTACGGTAAAGAAAATCCTGAGATTCAAACATATGACCTGAATCAGGATGGAGTAGTAAACGAGACGGACGTTCGATTCATTGAAAAGAACTTCTTAACAAAAGGACCGGATGCGCCTAAAGGGAAATCACCTAAAGAAACAAACGGAAAAAAAGATCTAGCCTATTATTTGAATATGATGGGATTAGAACGAACTGAATAA
- a CDS encoding helix-turn-helix transcriptional regulator, protein MSIGRIIYYHRKKQNKTQEQLCKGICSTTHLSKIENSSKEGNLETLELLCKRLGVSIEEETAKTLYLKRQLAQFYEAIERLHRDHAERLYQELQRNKDYIQCTEMVYLFELYMLRYQLFTNNPTEYEQASLGLKKNMSKFSSFEKYLWEFFQGIYYGQKQQYSKALSIFDQIEDRADLYSEKVTDYYYYKAANHGLLKHFTLSLHYSHKALRIFQNTGNILRILHVKIGLSANLIYINDFERAEVMLHTALNDAEMLKDNETKITALHNFGLLNRKKGRLQESLDYFSQSLKLKKKHTMGYYGTLIEMVQVLLDLNEREIAINLLQENLKDFKDQESVKYTELMVLYLDATEDDKRLSDYLIDRGLPMMKQYDRYKAASFSERLAVYFKEKGDLISSNHYLQLSNELLKKLIFNHIEPLQIKK, encoded by the coding sequence ATGTCTATAGGCAGGATCATCTACTATCATCGAAAAAAACAAAATAAAACACAAGAGCAGCTTTGCAAGGGGATATGTTCAACCACTCATTTAAGTAAGATTGAGAACAGTTCTAAAGAAGGGAATCTGGAAACATTAGAATTACTTTGTAAGCGACTTGGTGTATCAATCGAAGAGGAAACGGCAAAGACACTTTACTTGAAACGCCAGCTAGCCCAATTCTATGAAGCGATTGAGAGACTTCATCGAGATCATGCCGAAAGACTGTACCAGGAGTTACAAAGAAATAAAGACTATATCCAATGTACGGAAATGGTTTACTTATTTGAGCTTTACATGCTTCGATATCAATTATTCACGAACAATCCAACCGAATATGAACAGGCTTCTCTTGGACTCAAAAAGAATATGAGTAAATTTTCATCGTTTGAAAAGTATTTATGGGAGTTCTTTCAGGGAATTTATTACGGACAGAAACAGCAATACTCCAAGGCGCTTTCCATCTTTGATCAAATAGAGGATAGAGCCGATCTCTATAGTGAGAAAGTAACAGATTATTATTATTATAAAGCGGCTAATCATGGGTTATTGAAGCATTTTACATTGTCTCTGCATTACTCACACAAGGCATTGAGGATTTTTCAGAACACTGGGAACATTTTGAGGATACTCCATGTAAAAATCGGATTATCGGCTAACTTGATTTATATTAACGATTTTGAACGTGCAGAAGTCATGTTGCATACGGCCTTAAACGATGCAGAGATGTTAAAGGATAACGAAACGAAAATTACCGCCCTTCATAATTTCGGATTGCTAAATAGAAAAAAAGGAAGGCTGCAAGAGTCGTTAGACTATTTCTCCCAGTCCCTCAAATTGAAAAAAAAGCATACAATGGGGTATTACGGCACATTGATTGAAATGGTACAAGTGTTGCTGGACTTGAACGAGAGGGAAATAGCAATCAATCTTTTGCAGGAGAACCTAAAAGATTTTAAAGATCAAGAGTCCGTTAAATATACGGAGTTGATGGTGTTGTATTTAGATGCGACAGAGGATGATAAACGGCTTAGCGACTATTTAATCGATCGTGGTCTGCCAATGATGAAGCAATATGATCGTTATAAGGCCGCGTCATTTTCAGAACGACTAGCGGTTTATTTTAAAGAGAAGGGGGACCTGATTTCTTCCAATCACTATCTTCAATTATCGAATGAGCTATTGAAAAAGTTAATCTTTAACCATATTGAACCTCTTCAAATAAAAAAGTAA
- a CDS encoding S8 family serine peptidase, which produces MEMKRFTRKVRRITFKKSGMIMMIFLLIASILNPLFSKGTNVRAMGSETAEDILSALSEKQRAALKVLEANHNEGLIGFEQGELTEETEKTVIVEFQSMPEEIALLSSTLKGEKLTKKAAKDKVKNEQEAFKEYAKKNGVKVDKTYQKAFNGMAIIIPSNEIEGLLNINGVKAVYKSHSFSIEPDETINGNEQEKLHMTDSIPFLGIDKLHEEGITGKGIKVGVIDTGIDYHHPDLEDAFAGGYDVIDGDNDPMETTYDDWKESGRPLTNNFNFYYTTHGTHVSGTIAAQAKNTGGVTVKGIAPEVELYGYRVLGPYGSGQTEDIIAGIDRAVADGMDVINLSLGLNVNEPLDPTSIAVNNAVLNGVVTVVSAGNNGSRSYSLGTPGSAALALTVGASSTSLPITSFDATLNNGETIYIQEYANDFVTDLSTLKDETVEVLDLGDGRESDFEGKDVSDKIVLVNHGVIGTQDKIVYAKEHGAKAVIIYYSDPEIEEVSSYTGEDHRFIPSFYMTNQDGNKVKKLLASGEVKLTFTDYTVKNTKKDELANFSSRGPSRKNMDIKPEVTAPGVSILSTVPAYSVFIDSSSDYQYAYDRYSGTSMAAPHVSGIVALMLQQHPDLKPEEIKTILMNTAVPLNGKYSVFDVGAGRVDPYQAIHSNTELKIKDTTPMIDHGDRIDIETNSGGIRFGSFFTDEGNVSTQKSISIENKSDKKKHFEVGVEFTPTSLDPETNGVQVVVDDKVKVKPNSTIHTNIFLTVPKIAEIGMYEGYVTFENKQDPNESYRIPFAFRIMEGGFNLTELSSPAISPKYLHDKWRYYANTSVDLRFNFKSPMEKMDVVLTNGETGEDLGFLGTMDLTSAYDGVNYILTNVFDGEFYAFTGDESQPIESVKSKAQPGYYKIKIIGTSKRDLSFTQNVDLFIDPHEPTITSELDSRESPVIEYSANQELYTFPASVYDPEVENMIAVGMDVNQSINTIDYSINGNYNPEIPVDKDGNADLTVSLDENKPLMKYSIYANDSAGNRSETKSYYFIKENMPYGYISSIDDSYQTGDSFKASLVLNHVENMMSGVWTIPNFNKNFELVEATPNETITTEADPIVKTEFKGNNLTITLNTDKPLSGKVKAVNLNMKVKDTSFQIAGDIYPTFHYLDSSNTDLTIPHAGETMKIVPTFSEVYGKLQAGGLGYTGDWTKADATIKLIDQNGNEYHGTESLDRYGIYRVPGLPITNKPFIMEVHLPGHFAIEKPVYAGIVTDEYSYGQLLYNGIWYMTPGDVNQDDVIDIFDAISIKEHWGSGNRESDINNDGTVDSKDMNFVVTNYLSKNPDVKNPPEPQSESDGKDLQDILAELGMRS; this is translated from the coding sequence ATGGAAATGAAGAGATTTACGAGAAAGGTAAGGAGAATTACGTTTAAAAAGAGCGGAATGATTATGATGATCTTTCTCTTAATTGCGTCAATTTTAAATCCATTGTTTAGCAAAGGTACAAATGTGAGAGCGATGGGAAGTGAAACTGCAGAGGATATTTTATCTGCTTTATCGGAAAAACAAAGAGCAGCATTAAAAGTTTTAGAAGCTAATCACAACGAAGGATTAATAGGCTTTGAACAGGGTGAATTGACGGAAGAAACAGAAAAGACCGTGATTGTAGAATTTCAATCAATGCCAGAAGAAATCGCTTTGTTAAGTTCAACTCTAAAGGGTGAGAAATTAACAAAAAAGGCTGCAAAGGATAAGGTAAAAAATGAGCAAGAAGCATTTAAAGAATACGCTAAGAAGAATGGGGTAAAAGTAGATAAAACCTATCAAAAGGCGTTTAATGGAATGGCTATTATCATCCCGTCGAATGAAATAGAAGGTTTACTAAATATAAATGGAGTAAAGGCCGTTTATAAAAGTCATTCATTTTCCATAGAACCGGATGAAACAATAAATGGAAATGAACAAGAAAAACTTCATATGACTGATAGCATTCCCTTCTTAGGAATCGACAAACTCCATGAAGAGGGTATTACGGGAAAAGGGATTAAAGTAGGGGTCATTGATACTGGGATCGATTATCATCATCCTGATTTAGAAGATGCATTTGCAGGTGGGTATGATGTAATAGATGGTGATAACGATCCAATGGAAACGACATATGATGATTGGAAAGAATCTGGGCGTCCATTGACCAACAATTTTAATTTTTACTACACCACACATGGTACACATGTGTCTGGTACGATTGCAGCACAAGCAAAAAATACAGGTGGTGTGACGGTAAAAGGGATAGCACCTGAGGTCGAATTGTATGGATACAGAGTATTGGGTCCATATGGATCTGGACAGACGGAAGATATCATAGCTGGAATTGATCGAGCTGTCGCCGATGGGATGGATGTCATAAATCTATCCTTGGGATTAAACGTAAATGAACCACTTGATCCTACAAGTATTGCTGTTAACAACGCTGTATTAAATGGTGTTGTGACTGTAGTTTCAGCAGGTAATAACGGATCACGTTCCTATTCCCTTGGAACTCCCGGTTCAGCAGCATTGGCTCTTACTGTTGGGGCAAGCTCGACTTCATTACCGATCACAAGCTTTGATGCTACATTAAACAACGGTGAAACGATTTATATCCAAGAATATGCCAATGATTTTGTCACTGACTTAAGTACATTAAAAGATGAAACAGTTGAAGTCTTAGATTTAGGTGATGGAAGAGAGAGCGATTTTGAAGGAAAAGATGTATCGGATAAAATAGTGTTAGTCAATCATGGTGTGATTGGAACGCAAGATAAAATTGTGTATGCAAAAGAACATGGAGCGAAAGCAGTCATAATCTATTACAGTGACCCGGAAATAGAAGAAGTTTCATCTTATACAGGTGAAGACCACCGATTCATTCCATCCTTCTATATGACGAATCAAGACGGGAACAAAGTAAAGAAACTTCTCGCTTCAGGAGAAGTAAAGCTAACGTTTACAGATTACACAGTAAAAAATACTAAGAAAGATGAATTAGCTAACTTTAGCTCAAGAGGCCCTTCCAGGAAAAACATGGATATAAAACCTGAAGTAACTGCGCCAGGGGTGAGCATTCTTTCGACTGTGCCTGCTTATTCTGTATTTATTGACTCATCTTCAGACTACCAATATGCTTACGACCGTTATTCAGGAACATCCATGGCTGCACCTCATGTAAGTGGAATTGTCGCCCTTATGTTACAGCAACATCCTGATTTAAAACCTGAGGAAATTAAAACGATTTTAATGAACACCGCGGTTCCTCTAAATGGAAAATATAGTGTGTTTGATGTTGGTGCCGGTAGAGTGGATCCGTACCAAGCGATTCATTCAAATACTGAATTAAAAATCAAGGATACAACCCCCATGATTGATCATGGTGACCGGATCGATATTGAGACAAATTCAGGAGGCATACGTTTTGGGTCGTTCTTTACCGATGAAGGCAACGTAAGTACCCAAAAGTCAATTAGCATTGAAAATAAAAGCGACAAGAAGAAACATTTTGAGGTTGGTGTTGAATTTACACCTACATCCCTTGATCCGGAAACAAATGGTGTACAAGTTGTAGTAGACGATAAGGTCAAAGTGAAGCCGAACTCTACGATTCATACAAATATCTTTTTAACTGTTCCAAAAATAGCTGAAATTGGTATGTATGAAGGGTATGTTACGTTTGAAAATAAACAAGATCCAAATGAATCGTATCGAATCCCATTTGCGTTCAGAATAATGGAAGGAGGATTCAATTTAACGGAGCTTTCATCTCCTGCCATCTCGCCTAAATATCTGCATGACAAATGGCGTTATTACGCGAATACAAGTGTGGATTTAAGGTTTAACTTTAAGTCCCCTATGGAAAAAATGGATGTCGTATTGACAAACGGGGAAACAGGTGAGGATTTAGGGTTTTTAGGCACAATGGATTTGACCTCAGCTTATGATGGGGTTAATTATATCCTTACAAATGTCTTTGATGGGGAATTCTATGCTTTTACAGGAGATGAGAGTCAGCCGATTGAATCTGTAAAATCAAAAGCTCAACCAGGATACTATAAGATCAAAATCATTGGAACGAGCAAAAGAGACCTTTCATTCACTCAGAATGTTGATCTATTTATTGACCCACATGAACCAACAATCACGAGTGAATTGGATAGCAGGGAATCACCGGTCATTGAGTATTCAGCGAATCAGGAGTTATATACGTTTCCAGCAAGTGTATACGATCCGGAAGTAGAGAACATGATAGCTGTAGGAATGGATGTGAATCAATCAATCAATACGATTGATTATTCTATTAACGGTAATTATAATCCTGAAATCCCGGTAGATAAAGACGGAAATGCTGACTTAACAGTATCTTTAGACGAAAATAAACCTTTAATGAAGTACTCGATTTATGCAAATGACTCAGCGGGAAATCGCAGTGAGACAAAATCCTATTACTTTATTAAAGAAAATATGCCTTACGGATATATCAGTTCTATAGACGATTCCTATCAAACAGGGGACAGCTTTAAGGCTTCTTTGGTCTTGAATCATGTTGAAAATATGATGTCAGGAGTGTGGACAATTCCTAATTTCAATAAGAATTTTGAATTGGTAGAAGCAACACCTAATGAAACCATAACGACGGAAGCAGATCCTATCGTAAAAACAGAGTTTAAAGGAAACAACCTTACTATCACTTTAAACACAGACAAGCCTCTAAGTGGGAAAGTAAAAGCCGTGAATCTGAACATGAAGGTGAAGGATACTAGCTTCCAAATAGCAGGAGATATATATCCTACATTCCACTATCTTGACAGTAGTAATACCGATCTAACCATTCCACACGCAGGAGAAACCATGAAAATCGTACCGACATTCTCTGAAGTATACGGGAAACTACAAGCAGGTGGATTAGGGTACACTGGCGACTGGACGAAAGCGGATGCAACGATAAAGCTTATCGATCAAAATGGAAACGAATATCATGGAACAGAAAGTCTTGATCGCTATGGTATTTACAGGGTTCCCGGATTACCGATCACAAATAAACCTTTCATAATGGAAGTTCATCTACCTGGACACTTTGCCATAGAGAAACCAGTTTACGCAGGGATTGTGACGGATGAATACTCCTATGGGCAATTACTATATAATGGAATATGGTATATGACACCTGGGGATGTAAACCAAGATGATGTTATCGATATTTTCGATGCAATTTCGATCAAAGAGCATTGGGGTTCGGGCAATCGTGAGTCAGATATCAACAATGACGGTACTGTTGATAGTAAAGATATGAATTTTGTTGTAACAAATTATCTATCAAAAAATCCGGATGTGAAAAATCCTCCGGAACCACAATCTGAAAGTGATGGAAAGGACCTTCAAGATATACTGGCCGAATTAGGCATGAGATCATAG
- the aspA gene encoding aspartate ammonia-lyase, giving the protein MINVTSGFRIEKDFLGEKEVPEDVYYGIQTLRAVENFPVTGYKIHKEMIDALAVVKKAAALANMETTRLYDGIGQAIVQASDEILEGKLHEFFIVDPIQGGAGTSINMNANEVIANRALELMSHRKGEYGKVSPNSHVNMSQSTNDVFPTVIHISTLKLLEKLLVTMEHMLNAFKKKAQEFDHVIKMGRTHLQDAVPIRLGQEFEAYSRVVERDIKRIGRTRDHLYEVNMGATAVGTGLNADPVYIESVVKHLADISGLPLTGAEHLVDATQNTDAYTEVSAALKVCMVNMSKIANDLRMMASGPRAGLGEISLPSRQPGSSIMPGKVNPVMPELINQVAFQVMGNDQTISLASEAGQLELNVMEPVLVFNLLQSISIMNNAFRSFTDNCLVGIEANETRMKEYVENSVGIITAVNPHLGYEVVSRIAREAILKGKSVRELCLEYDVLTEEELDLILNPYEMTNPGIAGRVLFDRE; this is encoded by the coding sequence ATGATAAATGTCACTAGTGGATTTAGAATAGAAAAAGATTTTCTTGGAGAAAAAGAAGTACCTGAAGATGTGTACTATGGAATTCAAACCTTACGGGCAGTGGAAAACTTTCCGGTTACGGGGTACAAAATCCATAAAGAGATGATTGATGCCTTAGCAGTCGTGAAGAAAGCGGCAGCACTGGCAAACATGGAAACCACACGTCTTTATGACGGGATCGGTCAAGCCATCGTGCAAGCTTCTGATGAAATATTGGAAGGGAAGCTTCATGAATTCTTCATCGTCGATCCCATCCAGGGAGGAGCAGGGACTTCCATCAACATGAATGCCAATGAAGTCATTGCCAATCGTGCCCTGGAGCTCATGTCCCATCGTAAAGGGGAATACGGAAAGGTAAGCCCGAACAGTCATGTGAATATGTCACAGTCAACCAATGACGTATTCCCGACGGTGATCCATATTTCCACTTTGAAATTATTAGAGAAGCTTCTTGTCACGATGGAACATATGCTGAACGCGTTTAAAAAGAAAGCTCAGGAGTTTGATCACGTTATTAAAATGGGACGTACCCACCTGCAGGATGCTGTTCCGATTCGCCTTGGCCAGGAATTTGAAGCCTATAGCAGGGTGGTGGAGCGTGATATTAAACGGATCGGACGAACACGGGATCATCTCTATGAAGTAAACATGGGGGCGACTGCAGTAGGGACTGGATTGAACGCGGATCCTGTTTATATCGAGAGTGTCGTGAAGCATCTGGCTGATATCAGTGGTTTGCCACTAACGGGGGCTGAGCACCTTGTGGATGCTACGCAAAATACCGACGCATACACTGAAGTTTCGGCTGCATTGAAGGTATGTATGGTCAATATGTCCAAGATCGCCAATGACCTGCGCATGATGGCTTCAGGGCCAAGGGCCGGACTTGGTGAAATTTCACTGCCATCCAGACAGCCTGGTTCTTCCATCATGCCTGGTAAAGTGAATCCGGTCATGCCGGAACTGATCAATCAGGTAGCCTTTCAGGTCATGGGAAATGATCAGACCATCTCCTTGGCATCAGAAGCAGGCCAGCTTGAATTGAACGTGATGGAGCCTGTACTCGTATTCAACCTCCTTCAATCCATCAGTATCATGAACAATGCGTTCAGAAGCTTTACGGACAATTGTCTTGTGGGAATTGAAGCGAATGAGACACGTATGAAAGAGTATGTGGAAAATAGTGTGGGAATCATTACAGCTGTGAATCCTCACTTGGGGTATGAAGTCGTATCCAGAATCGCCAGGGAAGCCATTCTAAAAGGAAAATCAGTGAGAGAGCTATGCTTGGAATATGATGTTTTGACAGAAGAAGAGCTTGATTTAATCTTAAACCCTTATGAAATGACGAACCCGGGGATTGCTGGGCGCGTGCTTTTTGATCGGGAATAG